From the Streptomyces sp. Sge12 genome, the window ATCGTGAGACCCCCGGCCGGGGGACGGTCGGGGGTCTTGGGTTTGGGTCAGGCGTTGGGGCGCTTGCCGTGGTTGGCCTTCTTCTTCTTGCGCGCCCGGCGCTTGTTGCCTCGCTTGGCCATGCTGGTCTCCCTCGTAGGCGACAGTTCATGCCTCGGTCAGTCTAGGTTCGGGGTGCTTCATCCGCATTTGGGAGCCCGGGTGCTCCCTTGGCCCCCGGTTGCGGGCGTGGGATCGTCGGGGGATGGGCGAGCTCGCGTGGGGTGGGTTGGTCGTGGCCGTTGTCGCCGGGGTGCTGGCGGTGCTGGAGCGGTCCCGGGGGGTGGGGTTCGAGCGGAAGCGGGACGAGGAGCGGGCGCGGCTGCTGGCGAGTCTCGCCGAGGCCGAGGAGCCCGCTGCCGGGCCGGCGGGGCGGAAGTTCCAGGACGTCGGCGGGATCCAGCACCCCGCCGTACAGGCCGGTGAGCGGCGGGACGAGTTCACGCCGATCCTCGTGGAGTACTACGCCTACGGACTGACCCAGGCGCGCAGCAGCTTCGCGACCAGCCAGCGGTTCGCCGGGGTCGGGGCGGCGATCCTGCTCTTCGGGATCGGGCTGGCCGTCTGGAAGGCCGAGGCCGGCGGGGAGCTCTACCTGGGGATCGTCACGAGTTCGGCGGGACTGGTCACCACCTTGATCGGGCAGCTCTTCCACCGGCGGGCCGACATCGCCCTCCGGCACATGGCCGACCAGACCGCCTCGCTGCGCGACGACCGGCGGGCCGCCGAGACGACCCAGCAGGCCATCGAGCTGCTGGACACGGTGGAGGACGCGGGGCTCCGGGCCCGCCTCCAAGCCGGTTTGATCATGAAACTTTCCGGCGCCGAGCTGCCCCGGTAGCGGGATAGTAGGGGTATGTGCCGTTCCATTAAGACTCTGCGCCCGCCCGCCATCCCCGAGAAGGCGACCGAGGAGGAGATCCGCGCCGCCGCCCTGCAATACGTACGGAAGGTGTCCGGGTTCCGGGCACCCGCCGCGCACAACCGCGAGGTGTTCGAGGCGGCGGTGGACGCCGTCGCCGAGGCCACCGCGGCACTGCTCGACGGCGTGCACGTACGGGGGCAGGCCGCCCCGGCGTGACCCGCCGGCCGGCGCCTACGAGGTCCGCGCGCGGCGGCGCATCACCCAGACTCCGGCGCCCAGCGCGCCCGCGGTCAGGGCGCTGCCGACGGCGATCTGCCCCGGGCTCATCGAATCGATGCTGCCGCCCGTGCCACCGCGGGCCGCACCCGAGCTGACCTGCAAGGACACGGTGACCCGCTCGCCGCCGGGGCCGCCGCACTCGAAGACGACCCGGTGCGCGCCCAGGTTCGCGTTGT encodes:
- a CDS encoding TRADD-N-associated membrane domain-containing protein, which encodes MGELAWGGLVVAVVAGVLAVLERSRGVGFERKRDEERARLLASLAEAEEPAAGPAGRKFQDVGGIQHPAVQAGERRDEFTPILVEYYAYGLTQARSSFATSQRFAGVGAAILLFGIGLAVWKAEAGGELYLGIVTSSAGLVTTLIGQLFHRRADIALRHMADQTASLRDDRRAAETTQQAIELLDTVEDAGLRARLQAGLIMKLSGAELPR
- a CDS encoding DUF2277 domain-containing protein, translating into MCRSIKTLRPPAIPEKATEEEIRAAALQYVRKVSGFRAPAAHNREVFEAAVDAVAEATAALLDGVHVRGQAAPA
- a CDS encoding 50S ribosomal protein bL37, encoding MAKRGNKRRARKKKKANHGKRPNA